The Lutra lutra chromosome 10, mLutLut1.2, whole genome shotgun sequence genome contains a region encoding:
- the LOC125079447 gene encoding olfactory receptor 10G6 codes for MHSENQTSVSHFILVGLHHPPQLGVPLFLAFLVIYALTVSGNGLIILTVLVDTRLHRPMYWFLCHLSFLDMTISSAIVPKMLAGFLLDSRIISFGGCVIQLFSFHFLGCTECFLYTLMAYDRFLAICKPLHYATIMTRNVCNFLAFGTWLGGTLHSLFQTSFIFRLPFCGPNQVDYFFCDIPAMLRLACADTTINELVTFVDIGFLALTCFMLILTSYGYIVAAILRIQSVDGRRNAFSTCAAHLTVVIVYYVPCTFIYLRPGSQEPLDGVVAVFYTVITPLLNPIIYTLRNKEMKAALWRLGGRKDVQPH; via the coding sequence ATGCACAGTGAAAACCAGACTTCTGTGTCTCACTTCATTTTGGTGGGTCTGCACCACCCACCACAGCTAGGGGTGCCACTCTTCTTGGCTTTTCTTGTCATCTATGCCCTCACGGTCTCTGGCAATGGGCTCATCATCCTCACCGTCTTGGTGGATACCCGGCTCCACCGCCCCATGTACTGGTTCCTGTGTCACCTCTCCTTCTTGGACATGACCATCTCCTCTGCCATTGTCCCCAAGATGCTGGCTGGCTTTCTCTTGGATAGCAGGATTATCTCTTTTGGAGGTTGTGTAatccaacttttttctttccatttcctgggCTGTACTGAATGCTTCCTTTACACGTTAATGGCTTATGATCGTTTCCTGGCCATTTGTAAGCCTTTACATTATGCTACCATTATGACCCGCAATGTTTGTAACTTCCTGGCTTTTGGCACCTGGCTGGGAGGCACCCTCCACTCACTTTTCCAAACAAGCTTCATATTCCGGCTGCCTTTCTGTGGTCCCAACCAGGTAGACTACTTCTTCTGCGACATTCCCGCCATGCTGCGTCTGGCCTGTGCTGACACCACCATCAATGAGCTGGTCACCTTTGTGGATATTGGGTTCCTGGCCCTCACCTGCTTTATGCTTATCCTCACTTCCTATGGGTATATAGTGGCTGCCATCCTGCGAATCCAGTCCGTCGATGGGCGTCGCAATGCCTTCTCCACCTGTGCTGCCCACCTGACCGTTGTCATTGTTTACTATGTGCCCTGCACCTTCATTTACCTTCGTCCTGGTTCTCAGGAACCCCTGGATGGAGTGGTCGCTGTCTTCTACACTGTCATCACTCCCTTACTTAACCCCATCATCTACACACTCCGCAACAAAGAGATGAAGGCAGCATTGTGGAGGCTGGGAGGTCGCAAAGATGTGCAGCCTCACTGA